In the genome of Pseudarthrobacter sp. IC2-21, one region contains:
- a CDS encoding anti-sigma factor: MTPQNPFGRRHHRGAEHLQCCTECAATVQRERQYIERLRESAVPPASDDLTARLLARTHLLAAAPEPAQSRHPGVRALALAAGGTAAAAGILAVGAFALAGDTLPAAGAAMNGSLMQHATQLPADGRALTAPQLSALRAEGWVCPGLESLGFRIRSANAVTRNGMPAVELHLSDGQHYATVVEQHPTAPPSSTGEFEVTGTAPWTATYATSAGTFSVESDLPADRAEATLPVFQRLSSVAAEGVEADAGIAPGAASPVVGEESPAARLERGIRKFGEILAG; the protein is encoded by the coding sequence ATGACGCCTCAGAACCCTTTTGGCCGCCGGCACCACCGCGGAGCAGAACACCTGCAGTGCTGCACGGAGTGCGCTGCGACCGTCCAGCGCGAACGTCAATACATCGAGCGGCTCCGTGAATCGGCCGTGCCCCCGGCCAGCGATGATCTGACAGCCCGCCTGCTGGCCCGGACCCACCTGCTCGCGGCCGCACCGGAACCTGCCCAGAGCCGGCACCCCGGAGTGCGGGCACTTGCCCTCGCCGCCGGCGGGACGGCTGCCGCGGCCGGGATTCTTGCCGTCGGCGCATTCGCGCTGGCAGGAGACACCCTACCCGCGGCGGGCGCGGCTATGAATGGCAGCCTGATGCAGCACGCCACCCAGCTGCCCGCCGACGGCAGGGCGCTCACGGCCCCGCAGCTGTCTGCGCTTCGTGCCGAAGGGTGGGTGTGCCCGGGGCTGGAGTCGCTGGGTTTCCGGATCCGCAGTGCCAACGCCGTCACACGCAACGGCATGCCGGCCGTGGAGCTGCACCTTTCGGACGGGCAGCACTACGCCACCGTGGTGGAACAGCACCCCACCGCTCCGCCCTCGTCCACCGGCGAATTTGAGGTGACCGGCACGGCTCCCTGGACGGCTACGTATGCCACGTCCGCGGGCACGTTCTCCGTGGAGTCCGACCTCCCCGCAGACCGCGCCGAGGCCACGCTCCCGGTGTTCCAGCGGCTCAGTTCAGTGGCGGCGGAAGGTGTTGAGGCCGACGCCGGCATCGCGCCAGGGGCGGCCTCCCCGGTTGTCGGTGAGGAATCGCCGGCGGCCAGGCTGGAACGGGGAATCCGCAAATTTGGAGAGATTTTGGCGGGGTAA
- the sigE gene encoding RNA polymerase sigma factor SigE: MSASDVTPVPATELSAAWVRPTWEEVVANHSAKVYRLAYRLTGNKFDAEDLTQEVFVRVFRSLENFKPGTLDGWLHRITTNLFLDQARRKSRIRFDALGEDAEARIPGREPGPEQSFELNNLDLDVQAALEELPPDFRAAVVLCDLEGLSYDEVAAALGVKLGTVRSRIHRGRTMLREKLAHRDPRPQQGRKPKLSLPRIASIL, from the coding sequence ATGTCAGCATCAGATGTGACACCTGTCCCTGCAACAGAACTTTCCGCCGCCTGGGTCAGGCCGACCTGGGAAGAAGTGGTGGCCAACCACTCCGCGAAGGTGTACCGGCTCGCGTACCGGCTGACCGGAAACAAGTTCGACGCCGAGGACCTCACCCAGGAAGTGTTCGTGCGCGTCTTCCGCTCCCTGGAGAACTTCAAGCCGGGAACCCTCGACGGCTGGCTGCACCGGATCACCACCAACCTGTTCCTGGACCAGGCACGCCGCAAGAGCCGGATCCGCTTCGATGCTCTGGGCGAGGATGCGGAGGCCCGGATCCCCGGGCGCGAGCCCGGTCCGGAGCAGAGCTTCGAGCTGAACAACCTGGACCTTGATGTTCAGGCCGCCCTGGAGGAGCTGCCGCCGGACTTCCGCGCCGCCGTCGTCCTGTGCGACTTGGAAGGCCTTTCCTATGATGAAGTGGCCGCGGCACTGGGAGTAAAGCTTGGCACCGTGCGTTCACGGATCCACCGGGGCCGGACCATGCTCCGCGAGAAACTGGCACACCGGGATCCCCGGCCGCAGCAGGGCCGGAAGCCAAAGCTGTCGCTGCCGCGCATCGCCAGCATCCTCTGA
- a CDS encoding O-methyltransferase, with product MSADKSTSWSYAEDLPAEDEVMVRARERSFELGVTPIGTGVGAVLTVLAAGSKAQTAVEIGTGAGVSGVCILRGLGPHAVLTTIDVDVEHLKAAREAFSEAGSPANRTRTISGRAGDVLPRLTDAAYDLVFIDADKPGLPGYVEQAVRLLKTGGLLIINDALDKDRVANPAAREANTVVLRQVGKTIRDDDRLASAMLPTGDGLLVAVKR from the coding sequence ATGAGCGCCGACAAGTCCACGAGCTGGTCCTATGCTGAAGATCTGCCCGCCGAGGACGAAGTCATGGTGCGTGCCAGGGAGCGGTCCTTCGAGCTGGGGGTGACCCCGATCGGGACCGGCGTCGGTGCTGTCCTGACGGTGCTGGCTGCAGGGTCCAAAGCCCAGACCGCCGTCGAAATCGGAACAGGGGCGGGCGTCTCCGGTGTCTGCATTCTGCGGGGCCTGGGTCCGCACGCGGTGCTCACCACCATCGACGTTGATGTGGAGCACCTGAAGGCTGCCCGCGAGGCGTTTTCGGAGGCCGGCAGCCCGGCGAACCGCACCCGGACCATCTCCGGCAGGGCGGGCGACGTCCTGCCCCGCCTGACCGATGCCGCCTATGACCTGGTCTTCATTGACGCCGACAAGCCCGGCCTGCCCGGGTACGTGGAGCAGGCGGTCCGGCTCCTGAAGACCGGGGGGCTGCTGATCATCAACGACGCCCTGGACAAGGACCGCGTCGCCAACCCTGCCGCCCGCGAGGCCAACACCGTGGTTTTGCGTCAGGTGGGCAAAACGATCCGCGACGACGACCGCCTCGCCTCTGCCATGCTGCCTACCGGCGACGGCCTGCTGGTCGCCGTCAAGAGATAG
- a CDS encoding DUF3117 domain-containing protein, translating to MAAMKPRTGDGPMEVTKEGRSLIMRVPLEGGGRLVVELNAAEAANLKECLVGVTE from the coding sequence ATGGCGGCTATGAAACCACGCACGGGCGACGGCCCTATGGAAGTCACCAAGGAGGGCCGCAGCCTGATCATGCGCGTACCGCTCGAAGGCGGCGGACGGCTTGTGGTGGAACTCAACGCTGCTGAGGCGGCCAACCTTAAGGAATGCCTCGTGGGCGTTACCGAATAA
- a CDS encoding DivIVA domain-containing protein, with translation MGAVSFFLVFIAVVLVGATIWAGVGGSHSILAGFRRITGRDSSPAPAADPPGAELLYGGFAQPPANLPPVLLPADAAPADVDNVRFSLGLRGYRMDQVDQVLDELRDQLASKDAELAELRARLLDAERAAAPEAGA, from the coding sequence ATGGGTGCTGTGAGTTTTTTCCTGGTTTTCATCGCCGTTGTGCTGGTCGGTGCCACGATTTGGGCCGGTGTCGGTGGTTCCCACAGCATCCTGGCCGGCTTCCGGCGCATCACCGGCCGGGATTCCAGCCCCGCACCTGCGGCCGACCCCCCGGGCGCGGAGCTGCTCTATGGCGGATTCGCCCAGCCCCCGGCCAACCTGCCGCCGGTGCTGCTGCCCGCGGACGCGGCACCGGCCGACGTCGATAACGTCCGGTTCTCCCTGGGCCTGCGGGGCTACCGGATGGATCAGGTGGACCAGGTCCTGGACGAACTGCGGGACCAACTGGCGTCCAAGGACGCCGAACTGGCGGAACTGCGGGCCCGGCTGCTCGATGCGGAACGGGCCGCTGCCCCGGAGGCCGGCGCTTGA
- a CDS encoding TIGR00730 family Rossman fold protein, with product MSINADPAKSTQPRRKGPLELRRKQAAVEMSDQHLLDTKGAGQFVHSDPWRVLRIQSEFVEGFGALADLGPAVSVFGSARTKPGSPFYEMGMAVGRHLAAAGVAVITGGGPGSMEAANRGTVEGNGVSVGLGIELPFEQGLNQWVDLGINFRYFFARKTMFVKYAQGFIVLPGGLGTLDELFEAMVLVQTRKVTSFPIVLLGVDFWGPMIEWIRGTLVAEGMVSEKDLDLIQVVDDPAEAVDLVLHGPVPTPSSNGEQRPE from the coding sequence ATGAGCATCAACGCAGATCCGGCAAAATCCACTCAGCCGCGCCGTAAGGGTCCCCTTGAACTGCGCCGCAAACAGGCAGCTGTGGAAATGTCCGATCAGCATTTGCTTGATACCAAGGGCGCAGGACAGTTCGTCCACTCTGATCCGTGGCGCGTCCTGCGGATCCAAAGCGAATTCGTGGAAGGTTTCGGAGCGCTCGCGGACCTGGGGCCGGCTGTCAGCGTGTTCGGTTCGGCGCGCACCAAACCCGGGAGCCCGTTCTATGAAATGGGTATGGCGGTGGGGCGTCACCTCGCGGCCGCCGGGGTAGCCGTCATCACCGGCGGAGGCCCGGGGTCCATGGAGGCGGCCAACCGCGGCACCGTGGAGGGGAACGGTGTGTCCGTTGGGCTGGGCATTGAACTGCCGTTCGAGCAGGGCCTGAACCAGTGGGTGGACCTCGGCATCAACTTCCGTTACTTCTTTGCCCGGAAGACCATGTTCGTCAAATATGCCCAGGGCTTCATCGTCCTGCCCGGTGGACTGGGGACCCTGGATGAACTTTTTGAGGCCATGGTCCTGGTCCAGACCCGGAAAGTGACGTCCTTCCCGATCGTGCTTCTGGGCGTGGACTTTTGGGGGCCGATGATCGAATGGATCCGCGGCACGCTGGTGGCCGAGGGCATGGTCTCGGAAAAGGACCTGGATCTGATCCAGGTGGTGGACGATCCCGCTGAAGCCGTGGACCTGGTGCTGCATGGCCCGGTTCCCACCCCCTCAAGCAACGGGGAACAGCGGCCCGAATAG
- a CDS encoding amino acid ABC transporter ATP-binding protein, whose translation MTTHVPGDALVSLNGVNKHYGQLHVLKDINLQVKKGEVVVVIGPSGSGKSTLCRAINRLETIEGGTISIDGKVLPEEGKELAQLRADVGMVFQSFNLFAHKTILENVTLGPIKVKGVAKGQADKEAMALLERVGVGHQAPKLPAQLSGGQQQRVAIARALAMKPKVMLFDEPTSALDPEMINEVLDVMIQLAKEGMTMVVVTHEMGFARKAADRVVFMADGQIVEDATPEEFFTNPKSDRAKDFLSKLLTH comes from the coding sequence ATGACTACTCATGTGCCCGGCGACGCGCTCGTCTCCCTGAATGGTGTGAATAAGCATTATGGCCAGCTGCACGTTCTGAAGGACATCAATCTTCAGGTCAAGAAGGGCGAGGTGGTGGTTGTCATCGGGCCCTCAGGCTCGGGCAAGTCCACACTGTGCCGTGCCATCAACCGCCTGGAAACGATTGAGGGCGGCACCATCAGCATTGACGGCAAAGTGCTGCCGGAAGAAGGCAAGGAGCTGGCTCAGCTGCGCGCCGACGTCGGCATGGTTTTCCAGTCCTTCAACCTTTTCGCGCACAAGACGATTCTTGAGAACGTGACCCTGGGCCCCATCAAGGTCAAAGGGGTGGCCAAAGGGCAGGCGGACAAGGAAGCCATGGCCCTGTTGGAGCGCGTGGGCGTCGGTCACCAGGCGCCCAAGCTCCCGGCCCAGCTTTCGGGCGGCCAGCAGCAGCGTGTGGCCATTGCCCGCGCCCTGGCCATGAAGCCCAAGGTCATGCTCTTCGATGAGCCCACCTCGGCGCTGGACCCCGAAATGATCAACGAGGTCCTGGACGTCATGATCCAGTTGGCGAAGGAAGGCATGACCATGGTGGTGGTCACGCACGAAATGGGCTTCGCCCGGAAGGCTGCTGACCGCGTGGTGTTTATGGCCGACGGCCAGATCGTCGAGGACGCCACCCCAGAGGAATTCTTCACCAACCCGAAGAGCGACCGCGCCAAGGACTTCCTGTCCAAGCTGCTCACCCACTGA
- a CDS encoding glutamate ABC transporter substrate-binding protein, which yields MMAFMTRRKSFFVAASAALALSLSACGGSTPGTTTNPTVAEKPSFAAGTTMAKLSSAGTIKIGTKYDQPLFGQVGLDGKPVGFDVEMGKLIAAKLGIPADKIEWSETVSANREPFIEQGKVDLVIATYTINDKRKQVVSFAGPYYEAGQALMVNKDNNTIKKPEDVKGKKVCSVTGSTPAATIVDKYGAELVPAATYSACLEPLRNKQVEAITTDNVILAGFVDKEPDAFKLASDETFTKEPYGIGLKKDDAEFRNWIDDQLEAFAKDGSYKKAWEATAGSVIKTAPELPAIVRY from the coding sequence ATGATGGCATTTATGACCCGCCGGAAGTCGTTCTTCGTGGCGGCCAGCGCCGCCCTGGCACTGTCCCTGAGCGCATGTGGCGGCTCTACCCCCGGCACAACGACCAACCCGACGGTTGCCGAGAAGCCGTCGTTTGCCGCAGGCACCACCATGGCGAAGCTTTCCAGCGCAGGCACCATCAAGATCGGCACGAAGTACGATCAGCCCCTCTTCGGCCAGGTCGGCCTGGACGGAAAGCCCGTTGGGTTTGACGTGGAAATGGGCAAACTCATTGCTGCCAAGCTGGGTATCCCGGCGGACAAGATCGAGTGGTCCGAGACCGTGTCGGCCAACCGCGAACCCTTCATCGAACAGGGCAAGGTTGACCTCGTCATCGCCACGTACACCATCAACGACAAGCGCAAGCAGGTTGTCAGCTTTGCGGGCCCGTACTACGAAGCCGGCCAGGCCCTCATGGTCAACAAGGACAACAACACCATCAAGAAGCCTGAAGATGTCAAGGGCAAGAAGGTTTGCTCCGTGACCGGCTCCACCCCGGCCGCCACCATCGTCGACAAGTACGGAGCCGAACTCGTTCCGGCAGCGACCTACTCCGCCTGCCTCGAGCCGCTGCGCAACAAGCAGGTTGAAGCCATCACCACGGACAACGTGATCCTGGCCGGCTTTGTGGACAAGGAACCGGACGCCTTCAAGCTTGCCTCGGATGAGACCTTCACCAAGGAGCCCTACGGCATCGGCCTGAAGAAGGACGACGCCGAGTTCCGCAACTGGATCGACGACCAGCTTGAGGCATTCGCCAAGGACGGGTCCTACAAGAAGGCATGGGAAGCCACCGCAGGTTCGGTCATCAAGACCGCCCCTGAGCTTCCTGCCATCGTCCGTTACTAG
- a CDS encoding amino acid ABC transporter permease: MDVIIHNLPLYWEGLLRTLFLSVVSGIIALIVGTLLAAARVSPIAALRGFSTVYVEVLRNTPLTIAFFFAAIVLPRLGVKFEQFEIAAIIALSAYTAAFIAEAVRSGVNSVPIGQAEAARSIGMKFGQVLSLIILPQALRTVIPPLINILIALVKNSSVAGAFFVLELFGYGRQMANANGDQVMAVLLGVAFFYLLLTVPLGILASTVERKVAIAR; the protein is encoded by the coding sequence ATGGACGTCATCATTCACAACCTCCCCCTCTACTGGGAAGGCCTTCTGCGCACCCTCTTCCTCTCTGTCGTCTCCGGGATCATCGCGCTCATTGTCGGAACACTCCTGGCTGCTGCCCGGGTCTCCCCCATAGCGGCCCTCCGCGGATTCAGCACCGTGTACGTGGAAGTCCTCCGCAACACACCCCTGACCATTGCCTTCTTCTTCGCAGCGATTGTCCTCCCCCGCCTCGGCGTTAAGTTTGAGCAGTTTGAGATCGCAGCCATCATCGCGCTCAGTGCCTACACCGCGGCATTCATCGCCGAAGCCGTCCGCTCGGGCGTCAACAGCGTCCCCATCGGCCAGGCCGAGGCAGCTCGCAGCATCGGCATGAAGTTCGGCCAGGTCCTCTCGCTCATCATCCTGCCGCAAGCCCTTCGGACCGTGATCCCGCCGCTGATCAACATCCTGATCGCCCTGGTCAAGAACTCCTCGGTGGCCGGTGCGTTCTTCGTGCTTGAACTGTTCGGCTACGGCCGCCAGATGGCCAACGCCAACGGTGACCAGGTCATGGCCGTGCTGCTCGGCGTGGCATTCTTCTATCTGCTGCTCACCGTCCCGCTGGGCATCCTTGCCAGCACGGTGGAACGAAAGGTGGCGATTGCCCGATGA
- a CDS encoding amino acid ABC transporter permease, giving the protein MTSVLYDVPGPKARRISLIGSIIGTVIILGLLAFIIMTLAQQGIFEGRRWAIFTRADVWTLLGNGIGATLSAAAIAAVIAFPLGLMLCLLRISLVAWIRIPTRVVLEFLRGMPVVLMMLFVLLVFGTSSFIAVIAGLVLYNAAIFAEIIRAGIQSLPKGQREAGLTIGLTSFQSRMLIELPQAIRRMMPSLVAQLVVLLKDTSLGYIVAYGELLRAVQVMADFLGNAFLFPIFFVAAAIYIAINITVSRIAVWIERRGSNKTAGGVAKAPTAVVAPELK; this is encoded by the coding sequence ATGACTTCAGTCCTCTACGACGTACCGGGCCCGAAGGCCCGCCGGATCTCCCTCATCGGTTCCATCATCGGAACAGTGATCATCCTGGGCCTGTTGGCCTTCATCATCATGACGCTCGCGCAGCAGGGTATTTTCGAAGGCCGCCGCTGGGCCATCTTCACCCGGGCTGATGTCTGGACACTGCTTGGCAACGGCATCGGGGCCACCCTCAGCGCCGCCGCCATCGCGGCTGTCATTGCTTTCCCGCTGGGCCTGATGCTGTGCCTGCTGCGCATCTCCCTGGTCGCCTGGATCCGGATCCCCACCCGGGTGGTGCTGGAGTTCCTGCGTGGCATGCCCGTTGTCCTGATGATGCTGTTCGTCCTGCTGGTGTTCGGCACCAGCTCGTTCATCGCAGTGATCGCCGGGCTGGTCCTCTACAACGCCGCGATCTTCGCGGAGATCATCCGGGCAGGCATCCAGTCGCTGCCCAAGGGCCAGCGGGAGGCAGGCCTGACCATTGGCCTGACCAGCTTCCAGTCCCGGATGCTGATCGAGCTGCCCCAGGCTATCCGGCGCATGATGCCGTCACTGGTTGCCCAGCTGGTGGTCCTCCTGAAGGACACCTCGCTGGGCTACATCGTGGCCTACGGCGAACTGCTCCGGGCCGTGCAGGTCATGGCGGACTTCCTGGGTAACGCGTTCCTGTTCCCCATCTTTTTCGTCGCCGCCGCAATCTATATCGCGATCAACATCACGGTTTCCCGGATAGCGGTCTGGATCGAGCGCCGCGGGTCGAACAAGACCGCGGGCGGTGTGGCGAAGGCACCCACCGCCGTCGTTGCACCGGAACTCAAGTAG
- the dapE gene encoding succinyl-diaminopimelate desuccinylase — MTAETAPEPTTAPLDLSQDVAVLTAALMDINSVSGNEKDLADAVDVALRAIPELRVVRDGDSIIARTELGRPERVILAGHLDTVPLPTTPGARGTVPSTWDSGTPGKGVLYGRGATDMKGGVAVQLALAATMFDGGAVPGRDVTFVFYDHEEVEAVKSGLGRLVRNHGDLLDGDFAILLEPTHGTVEGGCNGTSRFEATTVGEAAHSARAWMGSNAIHAAAPILARLAAYEPQTINVDGLDYRESLNAVKINGGTAGNVIPDRCVVEINYRFAPDKSPEQAEAVVRELLAGFEVVRTDAAAGARPGLNHPAAASFVAAVGAEPKPKYGWTDVARFSELGIPAVNFGPGDPLLAHKDEEHVDADAIRECLRVLRSWLAE, encoded by the coding sequence GTGACTGCCGAAACCGCCCCTGAACCGACCACCGCTCCTTTAGACCTCAGCCAGGACGTTGCGGTGCTGACCGCCGCCCTGATGGACATCAACAGTGTGTCCGGGAACGAGAAGGACCTGGCGGACGCCGTTGACGTGGCGCTTCGGGCCATTCCGGAGCTCCGTGTGGTCCGCGACGGCGACTCGATTATTGCGCGCACGGAGCTGGGCCGGCCGGAACGCGTCATTCTTGCCGGGCACCTGGACACAGTGCCGCTGCCCACCACCCCCGGCGCGCGCGGCACGGTCCCGTCAACCTGGGATTCCGGCACTCCGGGGAAGGGCGTCCTCTACGGGCGTGGCGCCACGGACATGAAGGGCGGGGTTGCGGTGCAGCTCGCGCTTGCGGCCACCATGTTCGACGGCGGGGCCGTCCCAGGGCGGGACGTCACCTTTGTGTTTTATGACCATGAGGAAGTGGAAGCGGTCAAAAGCGGACTGGGGCGCCTGGTGCGCAACCATGGCGACCTCCTCGACGGCGACTTTGCCATCCTCCTGGAGCCGACGCACGGCACCGTGGAGGGCGGCTGCAACGGCACCAGCCGTTTCGAAGCCACGACGGTGGGGGAGGCGGCACATTCCGCACGTGCCTGGATGGGCAGCAACGCCATCCACGCCGCCGCCCCCATCCTTGCCCGGCTGGCAGCCTACGAACCGCAGACCATCAACGTGGACGGCCTCGACTACCGGGAAAGCCTCAACGCCGTCAAGATCAACGGCGGCACCGCGGGAAACGTCATTCCGGACCGGTGCGTGGTGGAGATCAACTACCGCTTCGCCCCGGACAAGTCTCCGGAGCAGGCTGAGGCCGTGGTCCGGGAGCTGCTGGCGGGGTTCGAGGTGGTGCGCACGGACGCTGCCGCGGGCGCGCGTCCCGGACTGAACCATCCGGCTGCCGCGTCCTTTGTGGCCGCGGTCGGAGCCGAGCCCAAGCCCAAATACGGTTGGACCGACGTCGCGCGTTTCAGTGAACTGGGGATCCCGGCGGTGAACTTTGGCCCCGGTGATCCGTTGCTGGCCCATAAGGATGAGGAACACGTCGACGCCGATGCCATCCGCGAGTGCCTCAGGGTGCTGCGGAGCTGGCTGGCGGAGTAG
- the dapD gene encoding 2,3,4,5-tetrahydropyridine-2,6-dicarboxylate N-succinyltransferase, with protein sequence MTETATSAVPEDQNASSEDRSAYGFGLATIATAGGQATVLDVWFPAPALGIAADSLRAVENADATLLQLAEEGTDADRGTDQKVVFAQINLDEAPADTVDAYLRLHLLSHRLVQPNTINLDGIFGKLPNVVWTNFGPAAVEGFELTRARLRRRGAVTVYGIDKFPRMVDYVVPSGVRIADADRVRLGAHLAEGTTVMHEGFVNFNAGTLGASMVEGRISAGVVTGDGSDVGGGASIMGTLSGGGKERIAVGERVLLGANSGVGISIGDDSVVEAGLYVTAGTRVRVPGPKDEVGEDTTKIVKAAELSGVPNLLFRRNSTTGAVEALPRKGQTVELNDALHAN encoded by the coding sequence ATGACTGAGACCGCTACTTCCGCCGTGCCCGAAGACCAGAATGCAAGCTCCGAAGACCGCTCCGCTTACGGCTTCGGCCTGGCGACCATCGCCACAGCCGGCGGACAGGCCACTGTCCTGGATGTCTGGTTCCCTGCACCGGCCCTGGGCATTGCGGCCGACAGCCTGCGTGCCGTGGAGAACGCGGACGCAACCCTCCTCCAGCTCGCCGAAGAGGGAACCGACGCGGACCGCGGGACCGACCAGAAGGTGGTCTTCGCCCAGATCAACCTTGATGAAGCACCGGCGGACACCGTGGACGCCTACCTCCGCCTGCACCTGCTCTCGCACCGGCTGGTGCAGCCCAACACCATCAACCTGGACGGCATTTTCGGCAAGCTCCCCAACGTTGTCTGGACCAACTTCGGCCCCGCCGCCGTGGAGGGCTTTGAACTGACCCGCGCCAGGCTGCGCCGCCGCGGGGCCGTGACGGTCTACGGGATCGACAAGTTCCCGCGCATGGTGGACTACGTTGTACCCTCCGGTGTCCGGATCGCCGACGCCGACCGTGTCCGCCTGGGTGCCCACCTCGCGGAGGGCACCACCGTAATGCACGAAGGCTTCGTAAACTTCAACGCCGGCACCCTGGGCGCCTCCATGGTTGAAGGCCGCATCTCCGCCGGTGTGGTCACCGGCGACGGCAGTGACGTGGGCGGCGGCGCCTCCATCATGGGGACCCTCTCCGGCGGTGGCAAGGAGCGGATCGCCGTCGGTGAGCGTGTCCTGCTGGGCGCCAATTCCGGCGTCGGCATCAGCATTGGCGATGACTCCGTGGTGGAAGCCGGCCTCTACGTGACCGCCGGCACCCGCGTTCGTGTTCCGGGGCCCAAGGACGAGGTGGGCGAGGACACCACCAAGATCGTCAAGGCAGCAGAGCTCTCCGGCGTCCCCAACCTGCTCTTCCGCCGCAACTCCACCACGGGCGCCGTCGAAGCCCTGCCGCGCAAGGGGCAGACGGTGGAACTGAACGACGCCCTCCACGCCAACTGA
- a CDS encoding NAD(P)-binding protein has product MDSLKNLPIAVIGAGPVGLAAAAHLLERGLQPLIFEAGPTAGAAIEQWRHIRLFSPWRFNLDAAAVRLLEPTGWVPPRPTALPYGGELIDNYLAPLAAIPAIGSRLQTGARVLAVTRQGMDKTHTRNRGTTPFVVRVEHQDGQVRDHTVAGVIDASGTWSTRNPLGTSGLPASGEESAAERIASPLPDVTGRDRGTFAGRRVLVVGAGHSAANTLINLAGLAQEEPDTAIVWAVRGPSAEKVYGGGDADGLPARGQLGSRLRRLVEAGTIELHTGFGISALKSLESGVSVESVDGRRLDVDVIIPCTGFRPDLDILRELRLSLDPAVEAPTGLGPLIDPEFHSCGTVAPHGAKLLAHLDKDFYIVGMKSYGRAPTFLLATGYEQVRSVVAALAGDQAAADTVHLELPETGVCSTDGGTSCDTPATPAATQDAGCCSAPEPVLVGFPTGLAHGRSGSN; this is encoded by the coding sequence ATGGATTCACTTAAAAACCTTCCCATTGCCGTCATCGGTGCCGGACCCGTCGGTCTCGCCGCCGCGGCCCACCTGCTCGAACGCGGCCTCCAGCCGCTGATCTTCGAGGCCGGTCCGACGGCGGGGGCTGCCATTGAGCAGTGGCGCCACATCCGGCTGTTCTCACCGTGGCGGTTTAACCTCGACGCCGCCGCGGTCCGCCTGCTCGAGCCGACCGGATGGGTTCCGCCGCGGCCCACGGCCCTCCCGTACGGCGGGGAACTCATCGACAACTACCTCGCCCCGCTCGCCGCTATCCCGGCCATCGGTTCACGGCTGCAGACCGGTGCACGCGTCCTGGCCGTCACGCGCCAGGGCATGGACAAGACGCACACCCGCAACCGCGGGACCACCCCGTTCGTGGTCCGGGTCGAGCACCAGGACGGGCAAGTCCGGGACCACACGGTGGCCGGCGTCATCGACGCGTCCGGAACCTGGTCCACCCGCAATCCGCTCGGCACGTCGGGGCTTCCCGCCAGCGGCGAGGAGTCCGCCGCGGAGCGGATTGCCTCGCCCCTGCCGGACGTCACAGGCCGGGACCGCGGCACATTCGCGGGGCGCCGGGTCCTGGTTGTCGGGGCGGGGCACTCGGCCGCCAACACGCTGATCAACCTGGCCGGCCTGGCCCAGGAAGAACCTGACACGGCGATCGTGTGGGCCGTGCGCGGGCCCTCAGCCGAGAAGGTGTACGGCGGCGGAGACGCCGACGGACTGCCTGCCCGCGGCCAGCTCGGCTCCCGGCTCCGCCGCCTTGTCGAGGCCGGGACCATCGAACTGCACACCGGATTCGGCATCTCGGCGCTCAAATCCCTGGAGTCAGGCGTAAGTGTCGAATCCGTGGACGGACGTCGCCTGGACGTTGATGTCATCATCCCCTGCACCGGCTTCCGCCCGGACCTGGACATCCTGCGCGAACTGCGCCTGAGCCTGGACCCCGCCGTCGAGGCACCCACCGGGCTGGGCCCGCTGATCGACCCTGAATTCCACTCCTGCGGAACCGTCGCCCCGCACGGCGCGAAGCTGCTGGCCCATTTGGACAAAGACTTCTATATCGTGGGAATGAAGTCCTACGGCCGCGCGCCGACCTTCCTGCTGGCCACCGGCTACGAACAGGTCCGGTCGGTCGTGGCGGCCCTCGCCGGTGACCAGGCCGCAGCGGACACCGTCCACCTCGAACTGCCGGAGACCGGGGTGTGCTCCACTGACGGCGGCACCAGTTGCGACACTCCGGCAACCCCGGCGGCCACACAGGACGCCGGTTGCTGCTCCGCTCCGGAACCGGTGCTGGTCGGCTTCCCAACCGGCTTGGCACATGGCCGTTCCGGCAGCAACTGA